From one Rhodamnia argentea isolate NSW1041297 chromosome 1, ASM2092103v1, whole genome shotgun sequence genomic stretch:
- the LOC115753610 gene encoding vacuole membrane protein KMS1-like, which produces MGTRTRPGKAPASARAMDTSISGLQQKHQQDLENLTLTTQPYKTLKLFALATFQHFKHVIAYLLVKGGLLLFLSTITVALSFLLVRVDGMHEKHVEELYKYMQFGLWWIALGVASSIGLGSGLHTFVLYLGPHIALFTIKAMHCGRVDIKTAPYDTIQLKKGPSWLDKDCSEFGPPLFAPVHGLRVPLSQILPQVQMEAVLWGIGTALGELPPYFISRAAQLSGTKSDAMEELGGSSNKENGVIANHLTQIKYWLLSHSQYLNFFTILVLASVPNPLFDLAGIMCGQFGIPFWKFFLATVIGKAIVKTHIQTVFIISVCNNQLLNWMENELIWVFSLVPGLAPILLEIIAKLNAVRDKYLAASPPVTSNVEVKKWGFSFASIWNGVVWLMLINFFVKIVTETAKRYLKKQQEKELESLDGSSAASTLR; this is translated from the exons ATGGGAACCCGAACGAGGCCTGGTAAAGCTCCCGCTTCTGCTCGTGCGATGGATACGTCGATCTCAG GACTGCAACAGAAGCATCAGCAGGATCTGGAGAATTTGACTCTGACAACACAGCCGTATAAGACTTTAAAGCTCTTTGCTTTGGCCACTTTTCAGCACTTCAAGCATGTGATAGCTTACCTATTGGTAAAAGGGGGCTTGCTTCTGTTTCTAAGCACCATTACTGTGGCTCTCAGCTTTTTGCTGGTTAGAGTTGATGGAATGCATGAAAAG CATGTCGAGGAGCTCTACAAGTACATGCAATTTGGGTTATGGTGGATAGCACTTGGAGTAGCTTCTTCAATTGGTCTTG GATCAGGTTTACACACTTTTGTCCTTTATTTGGGTCCTCACATTGCACTGTTCACTATTAAAGCAATGCACTGTGGGAGAGTTGATATAAAAACTGCTCCATACGACACGATTCAGTTAAAGAAAGGTCCCTCTTGGCTTGACAAAGATTGTTCTGAATTTGGACCTCCATTATTTGCACCTGTGCATGGTCTGCGGGTACCTCTTAGCCAAATACTGCCTCAAGTTCAGATGGAAGCTGTTCTATGGGGCATTGGAACTGCACTTGGAGAGCTTCCTCCATATTTTATCTCCAGAGCAG CTCAACTGTCGGGTACCAAGTCAGATGCCATGGAAGAGTTGGGTGGTTCCTCGAACAAAGAGAACGGTGTCATTGCAAACCACCTCACACAAATTAAATACTGGCTTCTGTCTCATTCTCAATATTTGAACTTCTTCACCATTTTGGTGCTTGCTTCA GTGCCAAATCCACTATTTGATCTTGCTGGAATCATGTGTGGGCAATTTGGGATTCCTTTCTGGAAGTTCTTTCTCGCAACAGTGATTGGAAAGGCGATTGTCAAAACCCACATACAG ACGGTTTTCATAATATCTGTATGCAACAATCAACTCCTTAATTGGATGGAGAATGAGTTAATTTGGGTTTTCAGCCTTGTACCTGGTCTGGCTCCAATCTTGCTTGAGATCATTGCCAAACTCAACGCAGTGAGAGATAAATATCTTGCAGCATCTCCTCCCGTGACTTCAAATGTAGAG GTGAAGAAATGGGGATTCTCATTTGCCTCTATATGGAATGGCGTTGTGTGGCTCATGCTCATAAACTTCTTCGTGAAGATTGTGACTGAAACTGCCAAGAGGTATCTCAAGAAACAGCAGGAGAAAGAGCTTGAATCCTTGGACGGATCATCCGCAGCAAGCACCTTGAGGTAG